From a region of the Babylonia areolata isolate BAREFJ2019XMU chromosome 21, ASM4173473v1, whole genome shotgun sequence genome:
- the LOC143296204 gene encoding uncharacterized protein LOC143296204 has product MLTARRIVVLLMLFLLSVSAKKDTKVEDLLKTEEERLKKNGIECSQKPFILQTVHSFRLKHQSDERAVLCMIKWLQNKPKDGFMWTALGTAFDKAGKKFSSQANLCFKQAAKISGKSPTFLKDWHYIGPFVIGKTEFDGDPIDAFGGIDNVSLYRYDVMAYPSELVPHGKVMWSQVRQQAENQAVKIAPNVDWNDLVRSLGSLGITEWQGWAVGEIAINQEDLTLLVQCLGVATVYIDGIPVTGDVYHRDQFHFSVHLTRGVHVVAVKLRAKVQAIFQCSFRAPPKDGFQVLEPSFLPDLFEGYLFSHLLSIPVANHRSDKWLKITKVSVSDQRGGESLQAEVVNNRFSIAPGQTRPIAVRLSSENPHISSSCEDVPFTLVIRTSEGQNSLALTLRCRKKRESFLFTFLDHDGSVQHAAAIAPIGECAERVCPTLLTLHGTTVPPQNQADSYKRMVNGEYQFGVRGLWLLAPTRHGAHNWEGPGALTAMTALERLSSLTRSHSWIDDIASSQHVLFEGHSMGGHGAWHLATHFPDRAIGLAALAGWIKKEEYGESNLFFKHDIATSHTDASVKAVMEACIGENDADRHVSNLWNIPVLCRIGGNDRTVHPFFTRRMYRLLREEGSKVTMTELEGREHWWWDTWETNDGGVVNDKQMRAFAADCLSAQVPRATSVSGQDTCTKDGDCRKDGGKMWGGQTHAGVSELVTVNPAFGEGLRGVRVVQQSIPFRTSRIKINITDDKAYLTTTNVRTFTLTEPPNRPVQWHQKQITIDGQFEVSREDVDLVLKSSASNFCRTAGRWRVCTDDVRSESQRGPLTQGPVRRIAEQEFVIVVGTQGKREAAERNQAFAVYVANQFYLTSDTSAPVVKDTDIRAPQLENTNVILIGGPEENQLTQTFLDKVPVTVKDRVIQLGDCSFSDGRLGVMALAPNGATHLALVLMGTTTEGLADVISLATPTIPPMARSPFSNLLPDFVITGDSYRRQGPGGFACAGFWGNQWELRQDLISCACGTS; this is encoded by the exons ATGCTGACTGCTCGACGTATTGTTGTGTTACTCATGCTGtttttgctttcagtttcagcgaaAAAAGAC ACTAAAGTGGAAGACTTgctgaaaacagaagaagaaagactgaagaaaaatgGAATTGAGTGCTCACAAAAACCGTTCATCCTGCAGACTGTCCATTCCTTTCGACTGAAACACCaaagt GATGAGAGAGCAGTGTTGTGCATGATCAAGTGGCTGCAGAACAAACCCAAAGATGGCTTCATGTGGACAGCTCTTGGCACAGCCTTCGACAAGGCTGGCAAAAAGTTCTCCAGCCAAGCCAACCTCTGCTTCAAGCAAGCAGCAAAGATTTCTGGCAAGTCTCCAACTTTCCTTAAAGACTGGCACTACATTGGACCCTTTGTTATTGGCAAAACAGAGTTTGATGGAGATCCTATTGATGCGTTTGGTGGTATTGACAACGTGTCTCTGTATCGATATGACGTTATGGCATATCCTTCTGAACTTGTTCCTCATGGAAAAGTGATGTGGAGCCAGGTAAGACAACAAGCGGAAAACCAGGCAGTAAAAATCGCACCAAATGTGGATTGGAACGACCTTGTGCGCTCTCTCGGATCGCTGGGTATCACAGAGTGGCAGGGGTGGGCAGTGGGAGAAATTGCCATCAACCAGGAGGATTTAACTCTCTTGGTGCAGTGCCTAGGGGTGGCCACTGTCTACATTGATGGAATCCCAGTCACCGGTGACGTCTACCACAGAGACCAGTTTCACTTCTCAGTCCACCTGACCAGAGGCGTCCATGTTGTTGCTGTCAAGCTGAGGGCCAAAGTCCAGGCCATATTCCAGTGCTCCTTCAGGGCTCCACCTAAAGACGGCTTTCAGGTCCTGGAGCCGAGCTTTCTGCCAGACCTGTTTGAGGGCTATCTGTTCAGCCACCTTCTGTCCATCCCTGTCGCGAATCACAG GTCTGACAAGTGGCTCAAGATCACCAAAGTGTCTGTTTCTGaccagagaggtggggagagtctTCAGGCTGAAGTTGTCAACAATCGGTTTTCCATCGCTCCTGGACAGACTCGCCCCATTGCTGTCAGACTATCATCTGAAAATCCTCACATCAGCAGCAGCTGCGAAGACGTTCCTTTCACCCTTGTGATCAGAACCTCAGAAGGTCAGAATTCTTTAGCACTAACGCTGCGCTGCAGGAAGAAGCGAGAGTCGTTTTTGTTCACGTTTCTGGATCATGACGGGTCGGTTCAGCATGCGGCAGCGATAGCACCGATAGGGGAGTGTGCAGAACGTGTGTGTCCCACGCTACTCACGCTCCACGGCACCACTGTGCCACCGCAGAACCAGGCTGACAGCTACAAGCGCATGGTGAACGGGGAGTACCAGTTTGGTGTCCGTGGCTTGTGGCTTCTCGCCCCTACCAG ACACGGGGCACATAACTGGGAGGGTCCGGGGGCGCTGACGGCCATGACAGCTCTGGAGAGGTTGTCTTCCTTGACCCGCTCCCACTCCTGGATCGACGACATTGCCAGCTCCCAGCATGTGTTGTTTGAAG GGCACTCAATGGGAGGACATGGGGCATGGCACCTGGCGACCCATTTCCCAGATCGGGCCATCGGTCTGGCAGCACTGGCAGGGTGGATCAAGAAGGAGGAGTATGGGGAAAGCAATCTCTTCTTCAA ACATGACATAGCTACAAGCCACACAGATGCTTCCGTCAAGGCTGTGATGGAAGCTTGTATTGGGGAGAACGACGCAGATCGACACGTCTCCAATTTGTGG AACATTCCTGTGCTGTGTCGCATTGGGGGAAATGATAGAACGGTGCACCCTTTCTTCACTCGGCGGATGTATCGTCTGCTGCGTGAAGAAGGCAGCAAGGTCACCATGACGGAACTAGAGGGGCGGGAACACTGGTGGTGggacacatg GGAGACAAACGATGGAGGGGTGGTGAACGACAAGCAGATGCGTGCCTTCGCTGCCGACTGCCTGTCGGCCCAGGTCCCCAGAGCCACATCAGTCAGTGGCCAGGACACCTGCACCAAGGATGGAGACTGCAGGAAGGACGGCGGCAAGATGTGGGGAGGGCAGACACATGCGGGGGTGTCGGAACTGGTGACGGTCAATCCTGCGTTCGGAGAGGGGCTGAGGGGGGTGCGAGTGGTGCAGCAGTCCATTCCTTTCAGAACAAGCAGgatcaag ATCAACATAACGGATGATAAAGCTTACCTGACGACAACAAATGTCCGTACATTCACTCTGACTGAACCTCCTAACCGGCCAGTACAGTGGCATCAGAAACAGATCACT ATTGATGGGCAGTTTGAGGTGTCAAGAGAAGATGTAGACTTGGTTCTCAAATCAAGTGCAAGCAATTTCTGCAGAACAGCTG GCCGGTGGAGGGTGTGCACGGATGACGTTCGTTCAGAAAGCCAGCGAGGGCCTCTAACACAGGGACCAGTTCGCCGAATTGCCGAACAAGAGTTTGTGATTGTCGTAG gTACACAAGGGAAGCGAGAGGCGGCAGAGAGGAACCAGGCCTTCGCGGTGTACGTGGCCAATCAGTTCTATCTGACGTCGGACACCTCAGCCCCTGTGGTGAAGGACACCGACATCAGGGCACCGCAGCTGG agAACACAAATGTGATACTGATCGGAGGGCCAGAAGAAAACCAGTTGACTCAAACATTTCTGGACAAGGTGCCAGTGACTGTGAAAG ACAGAGTGATCCAGCTTGGGGACTGCAGCTTCAGCGATGGCAGGCTGGGGGTAATGGCACTGGCTCCCAACGGGGCGACGCATCTGGCTTTGGTTCTCATGGGAACAACAACAGAGGGACTGGCCGATGTCATCTCTTTGGCCACACCCACTATTCCACCTATGGCTAGGTCGCCA TTTTCCAACTTGCTGCCAGACTTTGTCATCACTGGGGACAGTTACCGCCGCCAGGGACCCGGAGGCTTTGCGTGTGCCGGGTTTTGGGGTAACCAGTGGGAACTCCGCCAAGACCTCATATCTTGTGCGTGTGGAACGTCGTGA